Below is a genomic region from Henckelia pumila isolate YLH828 chromosome 3, ASM3356847v2, whole genome shotgun sequence.
CCTTGTATGAAAATATCTCTGCTGCCAAAGGTGTATGCGGATTCGTTGTCGACAATAACAGCCGCGACTTGAGAAGCAGTTGGTAGACTGTATTGATGTTGATTAGAGGCTTGCTGTTTAATGATGATCTTGCATTTAGATATGTCTTGATGTTGACCTATTTGTCGAAAGACACTAACGAATGGATTATGTTGATCAATAATGTTTTGTATCTTGATCAACAAATCTTGCCTGAGCTCGCGATTTTCTTTTAGTCTATTTATCTACATCATGGTCTGTGTCAACAATCCGCATCTGCAGATATCTTGGCCTACAATTTTCATGAGGTAGAAGACTTCCGATCGAGTGATATATTGCCCCATGAGCACGAAATGTGTAAATCCCATTTGTACCAGTTGCCAAGGTTTGGTCTATGTTGAGTCGTTGACCCTCATTGACGTGAATGAAAAAACATGATTATATGCTCTTATCCATTGCAAAAAGTGTCTGCTTTGTTCATTGTCTCCAACAAACAGTTGTTGGAATTCATTTGGTGAAGGAATAGATTCTAGCTTTGTAGTTGTGATGTTTCGCCATGGAATAGCAAAACTTGACAATGTAAATAATTTGTTGGGTCCGACAGTTGCCATCGATAATGTTGTAGATATTCATTGAAATCTCTTGCTAGATTACAATACCGACGTGGACGTCGATATTGTTGAACACTAATATCACTGTTGTTTTctgtatatatattttctgtggtcataataaaaataaatattggaTTACTGAAATTGAAATacttttggttttattttttaattttttattaaggAATCTATTTACGCTTATATGTCCATTTCCCTTATATTAAATTTTGatcaaagtttttaaaaaatataatttagaaATTTATGACAATCGATGAGATCGTGAAGTGAAATGAGTTTTGTCCCTTCAATTTTTTCTGCTAGCATCTTATCTTATCTATGAAGAATGTAAATATCATTAAATACAAAAAATGAAGATCCAATCAATGTATCCAATTAATAGATAAATTGAAatcatttttagtttttttactCATCACCTATATGTATAAAATGTGTTGCTAACTCGTTCTTTAGTTATCTTTTTTACTAATTCATTTTATAATTTCAGGTTGGTTTAATTATTTTGCGGCTTTAatgttaaatttttatatattagttACATGAAATAagaatgaatttcaaatgaCGTCAAATTTGAAGTTTATGGTGTTACTTCTTTAgatatcaaaaataaatttaaactaGTAACTGCAACACACACTATAATATATATTAGCGACTGTGACATGTGATTTTCACGTGCTCGATAATTTGATATAAatagagaaaaattttaaaaattctgtaaataatttaataaaaattaataaataatgaaatttgaaaaaaaaaaagagataaaGATAAAAAGAGATAAGGATGTTAGAAAAAAGTGAGGATAATTTAGTCATTTAAGATATAAAATAGAAAATACATATGTTAAATTTAGGGATAAAATGAGAGGAATTTTCGGTGTGATTTGACACACCAAAATCGGTTAGTCTAAGAGGTTgaactattataatatagtatagatatattttaaatcttgatttgaaattcttaTATCCAAACACAATACGAATAATTAAATAGTGATTcaatcataattttttaaaatactttaaaaaaattgaaatatcaaacaactaaaatttatttacaatgataaataaaaaaatattttaaactgaAAAACTATCTAAATTTGGTGCTTACCACAGTCCACAAATTTCTATAAAAATCTTCCAAAAAGTTTATAAAAATCCTTGGAATTATTTTTACAACactgtgaaaaataaaaatgtgttaaagTCAATAAAAATCTATCAACTCTACCAAGCCTAAAATCCAAAATTGTCTCTAAAGTTTGGGAGAagtaaataaatagatttttaataaattagACAGATAGATTAGAATTTCCCGGACTGGCCCTTTTTTGAAATGTTTTGGCTCATTGGGCTATGATGCCATTGTTTCAAAAAGTTCATTTTACAGGCCCATGATTAAACACCCCCGTGTCCAACCCATTTAAAATCCTCAGATCCTTTTAAACCCTAACCCTAGGCATCTTTGTTTAAGCACTATTTTCGGCGGCGGAAAGAACTCCAGAGGCATCTCGCGGCGTTTTAGGGAATATCATCATGGGTATGTTCTCAAAGATTTCTGTTTTACATCTCTTTCCCatttaaattattgatttatCTAGCTAATTTTcgattgattgttgtttaatTGTGAAAAATTGCAGGTAAGGTACACGGATCACTGGCGCGTGCGGGAAAGGTGAGAGGACAGACGCCGAAGGTGGCGAAGCaggacaagaagaagaagcCCCGTGGCCGTGCTCACAAGCGCATGCAGTACAACCGCCGCTTTGTCACTGCCGGTAACCTAATTTTCCCTCTTTTTTTTTCGGATTTGGATTTTTCTATGCGCGCTTTGTTACTTACTACTTAGTTTAGATTGATCATTATCTTTTTGTCTTTTTAGCTTCCtagaaattattttgtttagGGTAAGTTTGTTTGACCTGGTGGAAAGGGTGAAACTGAGAAAGTTCATTTTCACTACTGTAAGTGATGAATGATTATAAGTTTTAGTTTTCTAACCActaatccaataattaattttaatcctCTTggtatcaaattttaattttttctggAAATTTTTTCCATGTTTGGATTTGTTTGGATATAATGAAAAAATGATTACCCAAAAATGATTTAGTGGTATACAAAAAAATCGACAGTTGGGAAACATTCATGTTAAAGTTTGAAGCTAGAATCGCAACTAAGAGGATATGTGGAGGTTTCGCATTTTTTTGGCAGAATATGTCTGGTCGTTATTGTTCGGTGATCAATCTTTGTTATTTGTGGGAAATGTTCTTGATTAGGGAAAAAATGAAATAtgttttttcacaaaaattgatTGATTGCTGGAGATGATTATGATGGAATTCATGTCTTAGGATGACTAGATAATTGATGGAAATGCATTTTTTCCTGTTATAGATTGTTTTTTTTATGGATGGAGAACGATGCTCAATCTATGATATATTGTGACATTGagtttgtttttatttctttGACTGTTTGcagttgttggttttggaaagAAGAGAGGACCAAACTCATCAGAGAAGTAAAAATGTGGCCAATAGATGTGTAGTTGCCATGGTTGAACCAGATTTTGGAACCGATTAATTGTCCTTTCTCATGCCATAGTTTTGTTAAGCCCTGGGATCTCAACTGCTGTGCCATTTCTATTTTGTTCCTTGCTTTGTTGAAACTGAACATTTTTACTGCTCAATTAAGCACACTATTGTCCCGTGGTGATTCTTCTTCTTTAACAGagcatttgtttttattttatttatgttttgctAAATTAAAGTGTTATGAATGTAGAGAATTTCTTCATATAGATGTGAACCTCTTGTCGCTGAAATTTGCAAGTGTTCGAACATCTCCAGTCCATTTGTGCCGTAGTGTTTCATTCATTTGCACATGTTGTGATGCCCATTTTGAACACTAAAGGAAGCCAATGACAACAGTGTTTCATTCATTTGCACATGTTGTGATGCCCATTTTGAACACTAAAGGAAGCCAATGATAACAGTTTTGTTAATGGTAGTCTACTACAAGCGCGAGACAACTGGAACATGACAAGTGCTTGTTCATATGATCCGATAGTTTATACAGCTAATACTTGTTAATCCATCAAGTAGATAGATTGGCAATGAGGTGACCAAAAAGTAGCAACCATTGGGGTCGTGCGCGAATCTGGAATGGCTGTGTTGTCTCAGCCTTTTGAGATAAGGTGAGAACATAACCTAGCCCTTTTGATGATACAAATCTTGAATAAACTCTTCCCCTCATGCAAATGTTGTTCACAAACCGAGAATCCAGATTAGTAGTATAGATTAGTTTGATTTCAAACTCAAAGCTGCTGTGTTTGGCTTGAAGATATGGCCTCTTCCCTCGATGTATCGACAAAAAGTTGTTTGATTCATGTGCGAGCCATTACTTACGTCACTTTTATTTATCTCGCGATATACAATTAATGTTCTATTTTTGTGAaactttatttaattaatttggtTTTGATAAAGAACTTGGTGA
It encodes:
- the LOC140892270 gene encoding small ribosomal subunit protein eS30z/eS30y/eS30x; this translates as MGKVHGSLARAGKVRGQTPKVAKQDKKKKPRGRAHKRMQYNRRFVTAVVGFGKKRGPNSSEK